The genomic window AAGTAAGGAGAAATCCAATGTAGCATTCTCAATACTAGTTCAATTGAATGTTTGGGAGCCAACTTCGGGCATGCTGCCTACTCCGCCTCTAAGGCTGGTCTTCATGGGCTGACTCGTTCGGTGACGGTGGATCAGTAATACTAAGCATCCAAATT from Bacillus sp. HMF5848 includes these protein-coding regions:
- a CDS encoding SDR family NAD(P)-dependent oxidoreductase; the encoded protein is MLNTSSIECLGANFGHAAYSASKAGLHGLTRSVTVDQ